Genomic window (Candidatus Dadabacteria bacterium):
TGCAAGATCATCCGTGAGAAGCTCTTCCTTCCTAAACGCGGCCTCGGATTCTCCGTCCCCTTCAGTATCGAAAAGAAGAAGCTGCCCGCCTAGCATCGACTGGGAAAGCCCGGCCTTGAATTTCTCAAGGGAAAAAAGAACCTTCCTCGCGGAATTAAGAACCTTCGCGGGAACCCCGGCAAGGCGAGCCACCTGTATTCCGTAGCTGTGGCTTGTGGCTCCCGGGACAAGCTTGCGGAGAAACAGTATCTCCCCTCCCTCCTCCTTTACCGCTACGTTGGAGTTGGTGATCCCGGGCTTTACGTCCGCCAGGTTCGACAGCTCGTGGTAGTGGGTGGCAAAAAGAGTAAGGGGCCCCAAGTCGTAGAGATACTCTGAAACCGCCCACGCTATGCTCATCCCGTCAAAGGTGCTCGTGCCCCGCCCGATCTCATCAAGTATGACGAGGCTCCTCGGGGTGGCGTTTTGCAGTATGTGCGCAGTCTCAACCATCTCGACCATGAAAGTTGAGCGTCCCGCAGTGAGATTATCAGACGCCCCCACCCTTGAAAAAATACGGTCGACTATCCCGAGCCTTGCCGTCCGGGCCGGAACGAAGCTTCCCATCTGGGCCATCAGCGATATGAGAGCCACCTGCCTTATGAGAGTCGACTTGCCGGACATGTTGGGCCCCGTGATGATCATGAAGCGCTTGTCCTCTGAATCGAGGGTGACGTCGTTCGGAACGAACCCCCTCTCAAGGCCCATCCTCTCGACCACAGGGTGGCGGGAGTCTTTGAGTTCGATTGCGGGGCGCGGGACAAATTCCGGCCTGCAGTAACCGTAGCGCGACGCAATCTCTCCCATGGAGCAGAAAACGTCTGTCTCCGCGACCACGGCCGCCGTGGCCTTTACGCGCGGGGCCTCGACGGCCGCCTGCTTTCGCACCTCCTCGAAAAGCGAGGCCTCAAGCTCGGCTATACGCTCCGCCGCGGTGAGTATCTGCTCTTCGTATTCCTTAAGTTCGGGGGAGATGAAGCGTTCGCTTCCCGAAAGGGTCTGTCTTCTTGAGTAATCCTCGGGTACCGAAGAAAGCTTGGAGTTTGTAACCTCGATGTAGTAGCCGAATACCCTGTTGTACCCGATCTTTAGGTTGGCTATCCCCGTTCTCTCCCTCTCCCGCCCCTCAAGCTCGGATATCCATTTCCGCCCGTCGCCCTGGATCTTGCGCAGCCGGTCAAGCTCGGGGGAGAATCCTTCCCTTATAACCCCTCCCTCCCGCGCGGAAACTGGCGGCGCCTCAACAAGGGCGCCCTCCAAGTAACCGCGGAGGTCTCGGAAGTCATCCATCCTCCCGCAAAGCGACGCAAGGGTTTCTGAACTAAAATCCAACATAGCGTCGCGGAGTTTTTCTATGTAAAACGAGGAATCCCGAAGCGATGCAAGATCCCTGGGTCTTGCGGAAGGGGTCTCGATCCTGTGGATCAGCCTCTCAAGATCCCCGACTTTCCCGAGCGCCGCCACGAGATCTTTTCTCGCGGAAAGGTTTTCAAGCAATTCCCCCGCGGCTTCCTGCCTTTTCTCTATCTCTTCTGCGTCAAGCAGGGGGTAGCTCATCCAGCGGTGAAGTAGCCTCGCTCCCATTGGAGAGCGGGTCTCGTCCATTACGCCGAGCAGCGAGTGCTTAAGGGATCCTTCAATTGAACTTCGAAGCTCGAGGTTCCTCGCGGTCCACTCGTCTATTTTCATGTAGTCGACCGTGTCGTAGTACTTGGGGAACTCTACCTCCGGCATGAAGTCCTTCTGCGTTTCCCGGAGGTAATCGAAAAGCACCCCACAGGCACGGACACATCCAAGCTCTTTTTCGATCTCAAAGGCTTCGAGAGTAAGAACCGAGAAACCATCAGTGAGAATTTCCCTGCATCTCTCGAATTCCCACTTCCAGGAATCAACCTTCGTTACGAGCGTACAGGGATTTGCGTCAAGCAGGGGTTTAAGCCAAGGAGGTTCCGCGTCGGAATCCGGGACCAGAATTTCCCTTGGGTCGATACTGGCAATTTCCGAGATAAGGTCTTCAGGCGAGCGGAAAAAGGATGTCCTGAACTCCCCTGTCGAGATGTCGCAGAAGGAAAGCCCGAAGCCGTCTTTTTCCTCGGCCACGCACGCGAGGAAATTGTTGCTTTTCGATTCGAGGTTCTCCGAGTCAAGAACTGCTCCGGGAGTAAGAACCCTGACGACCTTTCTGTCCACGAGCCCTTTTGTTTTCTTCTGGTCACTTACCTGTTCGCAGACCGCCACCTTCTTTCCGCTTGCGAGAAGCTTCGATATGTGGGGCTCGGCACTGTGGAAGGGAACGCCGCAGAGGGGCACCGGGTTTTTCTTCGAACGGTCCCTTGAGGTGAGCGCTATTCCGAGTATTTCCGACGCGGTTTTCGCGTCGTCGTAGAACATTTCGTAGAAATCCCCGAGCCTGAAAAAAAGTATTGCGTCCGGATACTCCTTCTTTACGCTTAGATACTGACTCATAAGAGGGGTCTGTAAACTCATGCAAGTACTATTATACAGAATTTAACGGTGCGGCGGAAACGGCGAAAGGGGGCATAACGGTGCGAGACGACGCCATTGTCCAAAGCTTTTAAAGATTGGTACGGTTTAAGAACATGCGCAGGGAAGGGCCTG
Coding sequences:
- the mutS gene encoding DNA mismatch repair protein MutS; translation: MSLQTPLMSQYLSVKKEYPDAILFFRLGDFYEMFYDDAKTASEILGIALTSRDRSKKNPVPLCGVPFHSAEPHISKLLASGKKVAVCEQVSDQKKTKGLVDRKVVRVLTPGAVLDSENLESKSNNFLACVAEEKDGFGLSFCDISTGEFRTSFFRSPEDLISEIASIDPREILVPDSDAEPPWLKPLLDANPCTLVTKVDSWKWEFERCREILTDGFSVLTLEAFEIEKELGCVRACGVLFDYLRETQKDFMPEVEFPKYYDTVDYMKIDEWTARNLELRSSIEGSLKHSLLGVMDETRSPMGARLLHRWMSYPLLDAEEIEKRQEAAGELLENLSARKDLVAALGKVGDLERLIHRIETPSARPRDLASLRDSSFYIEKLRDAMLDFSSETLASLCGRMDDFRDLRGYLEGALVEAPPVSAREGGVIREGFSPELDRLRKIQGDGRKWISELEGRERERTGIANLKIGYNRVFGYYIEVTNSKLSSVPEDYSRRQTLSGSERFISPELKEYEEQILTAAERIAELEASLFEEVRKQAAVEAPRVKATAAVVAETDVFCSMGEIASRYGYCRPEFVPRPAIELKDSRHPVVERMGLERGFVPNDVTLDSEDKRFMIITGPNMSGKSTLIRQVALISLMAQMGSFVPARTARLGIVDRIFSRVGASDNLTAGRSTFMVEMVETAHILQNATPRSLVILDEIGRGTSTFDGMSIAWAVSEYLYDLGPLTLFATHYHELSNLADVKPGITNSNVAVKEEGGEILFLRKLVPGATSHSYGIQVARLAGVPAKVLNSARKVLFSLEKFKAGLSQSMLGGQLLLFDTEGDGESEAAFRKEELLTDDLATLDPMNMTPMEALEKLIELSEKAKK